A stretch of Arachis hypogaea cultivar Tifrunner chromosome 15, arahy.Tifrunner.gnm2.J5K5, whole genome shotgun sequence DNA encodes these proteins:
- the LOC112749846 gene encoding putative 12-oxophytodienoate reductase 11 gives MAALDSSAINPLLTPYKMGKFNLSHRVVLAPLTRQRSYNNVPQPHAVLYYSQRTTKGGLLISEATGVSDTAQGYPHTPGIWTKEQVEAWKPIVDAVHAKGGIFFCQIWHVGRVSDSSYQPNGQAPISSTDKPLTPQIRSNGIDVAQFTPPRRLKTEEIPLIVNDYRLAARNAIEAGFDGVEIHGAHGYLLEQFMKDKVNDRTDKYGGSLENRCRFPLEVVEAVVNEVGAERVGIRLSPYAEYAESGDSNPEALGLYMVNALNKYRILYCHMVEPRMKTVGEKVESPHSLVPMRKAFNGTFIVAGGYDREDGIKAIAEDRADLVAYGRWFLANPDLPKRFALDAPLNKYNRQTFYIPDPVIGYTDYPFLE, from the exons ATGGCAGCTCTGGATTCTTCAGCCATTAATCCTCTCCTTACTCCATACAAGATGGGGAAGTTCAATTTATCACACAGGGTTGTGTTGGCGCCACTTACCAGACAGAGGTCCTACAACAATGTTCCACAGCCCCACGCTGTTTTGTACTACTCCCAAAGAACCACCAAGGGCGGCCTTCTCATTTCGGAGGCCACCGGCGTCTCCGACACTGCTCAGGG CTATCCCCACACACCCGGAATATGGACTAAGGAGCAAGTGGAAGCATGGAAACCCATCGTCGATGCTGTTCATGCCAAGGGCGGCATCTTCTTCTGCCAGATTTGGCATGTTGGAAGAGTTTCTGATTCAA GTTATCAGCCGAATGGGCAAGCTCCAATATCTTCCACTGACAAGCCACTCACACCACAAATCAGAAGCAATGGCATTGATGTAGCACAGTTCACACCACCTAGGAGGCTAAAAACGGAAGAAATTCCTCTTATTGTCAATGACTACAGACTTGCTGCAAGAAATGCTATAGAAGCTG GTTTTGATGGGGTTGAGATCCATGGAGCTCATGGCTACTTACTCGAACAATTTATGAAAGACAAAGTGAATGATCGAACAGATAAATATGGTGGATCCCTTGAGAACCGTTGTCGATTTCCGTTGGAAGTTGTTGAAGCAGTTGTGAATGAGGTAGGAGCAGAAAGAGTTGGAATTAGACTATCACCTTATGCAGAGTATGCAGAGTCTGGAGACTCCAACCCTGAAGCATTGGGGCTTTACATGGTTAATGCACTCAACAAATATCGTATTCTCTACTGTCACATGGTTGAACCGAGGATGAAAACTGTTGGAGAAAAGGTGGAATCCCCTCACAGTTTGGTGCCAATGAGAAAGGCCTTCAATGGCACTTTCATTGTTGCTGGAGGGTATGACAGAGAGGATGGGATCAAAGCCATAGCTGAAGACAGGGCAGATCTTGTTGCTTATGGTCGTTGGTTCTTGGCTAATCCTGATTTACCAAAGAGATTTGCACTTGATGCCCCTCTTAACAAGTACAATCGCCAAACATTCTATATTCCTGATCCGGTTATTGGTTACACTGATTATCCATTTCTAgaataa
- the LOC112749847 gene encoding DExH-box ATP-dependent RNA helicase DExH16, mitochondrial produces the protein MASFFLRRKIFSRSLLGSKDPLRAYFQFKFDCLSSASSTKVHPYTTSTHGSIRNDFTDLTSPHTWYPQARRKHRRIILHVGPTNSGKTHQALKQLESSDSGLYCGPLRLLAWEIAKRLNKANVLCDLITGQEREEVDGAKHKSVTVEMADVSFDYQCAVVDEIQMLGCTSRGHSFTRALLGIAADELHLCGDPASVPLIQEILKVTGDDVEVHYYERLSPLVPLKVPLGSYSNIRNGDCIVTFSRRDIYKLKKKIENQGKHLCSVVYGSLPPETRTRQASMFNDATSEFDVLVASDAIGMGLNLNISRIIFSTLKKFDGFEFRDLTVPEIKQIAGRAGRYGSNFPVGEVTCINAGDLPLLHSSLNSPSPTLKCAGLLPTFDLMYMYSRLHPEYGFCQILDHFLGNAKLSANYFIVNCEQLLKVAAVIDEFPLSLHDKYLFCISPADMDDEISAQGLTQFAENYAKRGLVRLREIFTPGTLTVPKTPAALKELESIHKVLDLYVWLSFRLEESFPDRELAASQKAICSMLIEEFLERLGWQMPMARRLPSRKMSTSLSSHHHTRRSL, from the exons ATGGCTTCCTTCTTCCTTCGCCGCAAAATATTCTCTCGCTCTCTACTAG GTAGTAAGGATCCTCTTCGTGCCTACTTCCAATTCAAATTTGATTGCTTAAGTAGTGCTTCTTCCACCAAGGTGCATCCATACACCACCTCTACTCATGGTTCCATCAGAAACGATTTCACTGACTTGAC CTCCCCTCATACTTGGTATCCACAGGCCAGAAGGAAACATCGCAGGATTATCCTGCATGTTGGTCCCACAAATAGTGGTAAAACGCATCAGGCTTTGAAGCAACTTGAGTCAAGTGATTCTG GTTTATATTGTGGTCCTTTAAGATTGTTGGCATGGGAGATAGCAAAACGGCTGAACAAGGCAAATGTTCTTTGTGACCTTATTACTGGTCAGGAGAGAGAGGAGGTTGATGGTGCCAAACATAAGTCTGTTACAGTAGAAATGGCCGATGTATCATTTGATTATCAGTGTGCCGTCGTTGATGAAATTCAG ATGTTAGGATGTACTAGCAGAGGTCATTCATTTACACGTGCTTTATTAGGAATAGCTGCTGATGAACTTCATCTCTGTGGTGATCCAGCTTCTGTTCCCCTTATTCAAGAGATATTGAAAGTTACTGGTGATGATGTTGAG GTTCACTATTATGAGAGGTTATCACCCTTAGTGCCATTGAAGGTCCCTCTTGGATCCTATTCTAATATAAGAAATGGTGATTGCATTGTAACCTTTTCACGCCGAGACATTTACAAATTAAAG AAGAAAATTGAGAATCAAGGAAAGCATCTTTGTTCAGTAGTATATGGTTCGCTGCCACCAGAAACTCGAACAAGGCAG GCAAGCATGTTCAATGATGCAACAAGCGAGTTTGATGTTCTAGTGGCCAGTGATGCCATCGGAATGGGTCTTAATTTAAACATATCTAGGATCATATTTTCAACCTTGAAGAAGTTTGATGGTTTTGAATTTCGGGACCTGACTGTACCTGAAATAAAACAGATTGCAG GGAGAGCTGGTAGATATGGGTCAAATTTTCCTGTTGGAGAAGTAACATGCATAAATGCAGGGGATCTACCcttgcttcattcatctttaaACTCCCCATCACCCACTTTAAAG TGTGCTGGATTACTTCCTACTTTTGATCTAATGTATATGTATTCACGTCTGCATCCCGAATATGGTTTCTGTCAAATACTG GACCATTTCCTTGGCAATGCCAAATTATCCGCAAATTATTTCATTGTTAATTGTGAACAATTATTG AAAGTGGCTGCTGTTATTGATGAATTCCCCCTATCATTGCATGATAAATACCTTTTTTGTATCAG TCCAGCTGACATGGACGATGAGATCTCAGCTCAAGGCCTGACACAG TTTGCAGAGAACTATGCAAAGAGAGGCCTTGTTCGGCTTCGAGAAATATTTACACCAGGGACACTTACTGTGCCCAAGACACCGGCTGCTCTTAAGGAGCTTGAATCAATCCACAAG GTTCTTGATCTCTATGTTTGGTTGAGTTTTCGATTGGAAGAATCTTTTCCAGATCGGGAGCTGGCTGCATCCCAAAAGGCCATTTGTAGCAT gTTGATTGAAGAATTCCTGGAAAGACTAGGGTGGCAGATGCCAATGGCCAGAAGGTTGCCTTCGCGTAAAATGTCGACTTCTCTGTCATCTCATCATCACACCAGGCGATCTTTATAG